Proteins encoded together in one Bactrocera neohumeralis isolate Rockhampton chromosome 4, APGP_CSIRO_Bneo_wtdbg2-racon-allhic-juicebox.fasta_v2, whole genome shotgun sequence window:
- the LOC126755864 gene encoding uncharacterized protein LOC126755864: MHHQYCRRNEINFLTDRLTLPLFLATRVSSKKSYEYRTRTEEIIQKMCEEEKRLNTKMRSVYEKRIGIYAENPRPCINLRHIKLVRDHSDTKYFHLPPNIYETDKIPFEKRRGLGGAYWHRSSTNKLSLGNAQVTNWQFYNIPRDSDRFTNRHNHYKGKFRTMTPKGRGTKWNSQSDLAEKQSDLAKDSQLNRLNLNWDLTSQHYNLRTNAAKPNPHVFLQNSCVPEKRMSYIPRHQSFQPAVGRYEIAMEAAIQPVIQPAIKRVPYVSIKKKLSHSQSIPKIVTGGVRRRLLHWMLDAATLTQAKLFDLDDLEEPQLRRASTSRHAQKVMPMKVANIRFNSIIAEPRMKINVGSSKQPAPRASAASKQFQLSRKEAAVQKQFVAKREYKRNFKFRPLPSPKVLATKTEIFANIYSCDTPCFYFRKLDINKFLKKSTANKTQTKC, from the exons ATGCACCATCAATACTGCAGGcgtaatgaaattaattttctaaCGGACCGTCTGACCCTACCCCTGTTCCTAGCCACCC GCGTCAGCTCGAAGAAAAGTTATGAATACAGAACAAGAACTGAGGAAATCATCCAGAAAATGTGTGAAGAAG AAAAGCGACTGAATACGAAAATGCGAAGCGTTTATGAAAAACGCATTGGAATATATGCAGAAAACCCAAGACCCTGCATAAACTTGCGACACATCAAGCTGGTGCGCGACCACAGTGAtaccaaatattttcatttaccaCCGAATATCTACGAAACCGACAAAATACCATTTGAGAAACGACGCGGGTTAGGCGGCGCTTACTGGCATAGATCGTCTACGAACAAGTTGTCCTTAGGTAATGCACAAGTCACAAACTGGCAGTTCTATAATATACCGCGTGATAGCGATCGCTTCACGAATCGACATAATCATTACAAAGGCAAATTTCGGACAA tgACACCGAAAGGTCGCGGCACAAAATGGAATTCACAGAGCGATCTCGCCGAAAAGCAAAGCGATCTGGCAAAGGACTCCCAACTAAACCGTCTTAATCTAAATTGGGATTTAACATCTCAACATTA caatctccgaacaaatgcAGCTAAACCAAATCCAcatgtatttttacaaaattcctGTGTACCAGAAAAACGAATGAGCTATATACCGCGTCATCAAAGCTTTCAACCTGCTGTTGGTCGTTACGAAATTGCAATGGAAGCCGCCATTCAACCCGTCATCCAACCCGCTATCAAACGCGTTCCCTACGTGTCGATCAAAAAGAAACTCAGCCATTCACAAAGCATTCCAAAAATTGTAACTGGCGGTGTACGACGACGTCTTCTTCACTGGATGCTGGATGCAGCAACGCTCACGCAAGCAAAACTGTTTGATCTTGATGACCTGGAAGAGCCGCAGCTTAGAAGAGCATCGACCTCAAGACATGCACAAAAAGTAATGCCGATGAAAGTAGCAAATATTCGATTTAACTCAATTATTGCGGAGCCGAGGATGAAAATCAATGTTGGAAGTTCTAAACAACCAGCTCCGCGTGCATCTGCAGCCAGCAAACAGTTTCAGTTAAGCCGCAAGGAAGCGGCTGTGCAAAAACAGTTTGTCGCTAAAAGGGAGTACAAGCGTAACTTCAAATTTCGGCCACTTCCCTCGCCGAAAGTCTTGGCTACAAAGACAGAGATCTTCGCAAATATATATTCTTGCGATACGCCGTGCTTTTATTTTAGAAAGCTTGATATCAATAAGTTTCTGAAAAAGTCAACTGCAAATAAAACTCAAACTAAATGTTAA